The following proteins are co-located in the Haloarcula marismortui ATCC 43049 genome:
- a CDS encoding RNA-guided pseudouridylation complex pseudouridine synthase subunit Cbf5, protein MTLRAPPDERDLDSLRSFGVVNLDKPPGPSAHQVAAWIRDATGQDRVAHGGTLDPKVTGCLPVLLGDAARMAQVFDNAVKEYVTVLELHDQAPADIADIVAEFETDIYQKPPRKSAVKRQLRSRRIHSLDILEQGDRRLLLRVRCASGTYIRKLCHDIGLAAGTGAHMGDLRRTATGTFDDGSLSTMHDLVDALAFAADGDEAQLREIIQPAERALSHLPRVTIAPSAAREVAEGAPVYAPGVIETGPAEVGDATPEIDSQVVSVTPDGAAVCLGTLVSDPDADSGLVVELDRMLV, encoded by the coding sequence ATGACACTCCGTGCCCCGCCCGACGAACGGGACCTCGATTCGCTTCGCTCGTTCGGCGTCGTCAACCTCGATAAGCCACCGGGCCCGTCAGCCCATCAGGTCGCGGCCTGGATTCGCGACGCCACTGGCCAGGACCGGGTCGCCCACGGCGGAACGCTCGACCCAAAGGTGACCGGCTGTCTGCCCGTGTTGCTCGGCGACGCCGCTCGGATGGCGCAAGTGTTCGACAACGCCGTCAAGGAGTACGTGACGGTGCTCGAACTCCACGACCAAGCGCCGGCCGATATTGCGGATATCGTCGCCGAGTTCGAGACAGACATCTATCAGAAACCTCCTCGAAAGAGCGCAGTGAAGCGCCAGTTGCGTTCCCGCCGGATTCACTCACTGGATATCCTCGAACAGGGGGACCGGAGACTGCTGTTGCGGGTCCGGTGTGCGTCGGGGACCTATATCCGGAAGCTGTGTCACGATATCGGGCTGGCGGCGGGGACCGGCGCACACATGGGCGACCTCCGCCGGACGGCGACCGGCACCTTTGACGACGGATCGCTGTCGACGATGCACGACCTCGTGGACGCGCTGGCCTTTGCTGCAGACGGGGACGAAGCGCAACTGCGCGAGATTATCCAGCCCGCAGAGCGTGCGCTGTCCCACCTGCCACGGGTCACAATTGCGCCCAGCGCCGCCCGCGAAGTCGCCGAAGGCGCGCCGGTGTATGCGCCGGGCGTCATCGAGACCGGCCCGGCAGAAGTGGGCGACGCGACGCCTGAGATAGATTCACAGGTCGTCTCTGTCACGCCCGACGGGGCTGCGGTCTGCCTAGGGACGCTCGTCAGCGACCCAGACGCCGACAGCGGCCTCGTTGTCGAACTCGACCGTATGTTAGTGTAA
- a CDS encoding TrmB family transcriptional regulator, whose protein sequence is MTSDATHEEAVSLLQELGLKEYEAKCFVGLSRMSSGTAKGLSEVTDVPRTRVYDAVRILEAKGLVEVQHSSPQQFRAVPLSEATETLRDQYEERIERLQSALREMGRIEADNDEAELQEVWSLSGSDAIENRAAAISADATDEVVLVIGSEAVLTEPLIKQLNSLNPNADLIVGTGSASIRDRVEQEIPRATAFLSELDWLHSEMIPEEDAAVGRLLLVDRSTMLVSSINPQTGDEQAIFATGLRNGLIVIARRLLSQGVVEMTPLEQD, encoded by the coding sequence ATGACATCTGATGCAACACACGAAGAAGCGGTAAGTTTACTGCAGGAGTTGGGTTTGAAAGAGTACGAGGCGAAATGTTTTGTCGGACTCTCTCGGATGTCCAGCGGCACAGCGAAGGGACTGAGCGAAGTGACGGACGTCCCGAGAACGCGCGTCTATGACGCCGTCCGGATTCTCGAAGCGAAGGGGCTGGTCGAAGTCCAGCATTCGAGCCCCCAGCAGTTCCGGGCCGTCCCGCTCTCCGAGGCCACCGAAACGCTCCGCGATCAGTACGAAGAGCGTATCGAGCGCCTCCAGTCCGCACTGCGCGAGATGGGACGTATCGAAGCCGACAATGACGAGGCTGAGCTACAGGAGGTCTGGTCGCTCTCCGGGTCCGACGCTATTGAGAACCGCGCTGCGGCGATCAGCGCGGACGCGACCGACGAAGTGGTCCTCGTCATCGGCTCTGAAGCGGTCCTCACCGAACCGCTAATCAAGCAACTCAATTCGCTCAACCCGAATGCAGACCTCATTGTCGGGACTGGGTCCGCCTCGATACGGGACCGCGTGGAACAGGAAATCCCACGCGCCACCGCGTTCCTGTCGGAACTGGACTGGCTCCACAGCGAAATGATACCTGAGGAAGACGCTGCTGTCGGACGACTCCTGCTTGTCGACCGGTCGACTATGCTCGTCAGCTCAATCAACCCACAGACTGGCGACGAACAGGCCATCTTCGCGACCGGGCTCAGAAACGGGCTCATCGTCATCGCACGCCGTCTCCTCTCGCAGGGCGTCGTGGAGATGACCCCACTAGAGCAAGACTAA
- a CDS encoding DUF1328 family protein yields the protein MPAIPLQPGSGFLELALLFLVLAIIAGLARLSGVAGLSVRIAKILVVVFLVLMVVSFLL from the coding sequence ATACCGGCGATCCCACTCCAACCCGGCAGTGGGTTCCTCGAACTGGCGCTGCTGTTTCTCGTCCTCGCCATTATCGCCGGACTAGCCAGACTGAGCGGTGTGGCGGGGCTCAGTGTGCGAATCGCAAAGATCCTCGTCGTCGTCTTCCTCGTTCTGATGGTCGTTAGCTTCCTCCTGTGA
- a CDS encoding DUF106 domain-containing protein, whose amino-acid sequence MARTAPKVERLAEDGEAMTDALSTVLAAAEENGTVTWGDVSDDLTSGEWGRLIESGLLIDADGEGFVIDDPDGVREALEESDAAPSDDDEGSGWSKWDKLAGLGTLGLFAGYSLTSVRDVIAGGVIDIVLGPLNDMLPFYVVILVLAIITGTTSTILQDNLMDMSGMGDHQEKMEDLKERRKAAKERDDQEALDRLEEEQMELMTDQMGMFKQQFRPMVWIMLVNIPLFLWLYWIVFGAGVDASPVITLPIFGEVEAWSNSVAGPVQAWIVWYFLCSLSFTQIIRKALNVETTPTG is encoded by the coding sequence ATGGCACGTACCGCGCCGAAGGTAGAACGACTCGCCGAAGACGGCGAGGCAATGACTGATGCGCTCTCGACGGTGCTCGCTGCGGCCGAAGAGAACGGGACCGTCACCTGGGGCGACGTGAGCGACGACCTCACGAGCGGCGAGTGGGGCCGGCTCATCGAGTCCGGCCTGCTCATCGACGCCGATGGCGAGGGGTTCGTTATCGACGACCCTGATGGCGTCCGTGAGGCGCTCGAAGAGTCCGACGCGGCCCCGAGCGATGATGACGAGGGCAGCGGCTGGTCGAAATGGGACAAGCTCGCCGGCCTCGGCACGCTCGGCCTGTTTGCCGGCTACTCCCTGACTTCAGTCCGGGACGTTATCGCAGGCGGCGTCATCGACATCGTCCTCGGGCCGCTCAACGACATGCTGCCGTTTTATGTCGTTATCCTGGTGCTTGCAATTATCACCGGGACCACCTCGACGATTCTGCAGGACAACCTCATGGACATGTCGGGGATGGGCGACCACCAAGAGAAGATGGAGGACCTGAAAGAGCGCCGCAAAGCCGCAAAGGAACGCGACGATCAAGAAGCGCTTGACCGCCTCGAAGAGGAGCAGATGGAACTGATGACCGACCAGATGGGGATGTTCAAACAGCAGTTCCGACCGATGGTGTGGATCATGCTGGTCAACATCCCGCTGTTCCTCTGGCTCTACTGGATTGTCTTCGGAGCCGGCGTCGACGCGAGCCCGGTGATTACGCTCCCCATCTTCGGCGAGGTCGAAGCGTGGAGCAACAGCGTCGCCGGCCCGGTCCAGGCGTGGATTGTCTGGTACTTCCTGTGCTCGCTGTCGTTCACCCAGATCATCCGGAAGGCGCTCAACGTCGAGACGACGCCGACTGGGTAG
- the dnaK gene encoding molecular chaperone DnaK: MASNKILGIDLGTTNSAFAVMEGGDPEIIVNGEGERTTPSVVAFDDGERLVGKPAKNQAVKNPDETIQSIKRHMGEDDYSVELDGEEYTPEQVSAMILQKIKHDAEEYLGDEIEKAVITVPAYFNDRQRQATKDAGEIAGFEVERIVNEPTAAAMAYGLDDESDQTVLVYDLGGGTFDVSILDLGGGVYEVVATNGDNDLGGDDWDHAIIDYLADEFEAEHGIDLRDDRQALQRLTEAAEEAKIELSSRKETRINLPFIATTDDGPLDLEQKITRAKFESLTEDLIERTVGPTEQALADADYTKSDIDEVILVGGSTRMPQVQDQVEEMTGQEPKKNVNPDEAVALGAAIQAGVLSGDVDDIVLLDVTPLSLGVEVKGGLFERLIDKNTTIPTEESKIFTTAQDNQTQVQIRVFQGEREIAEENELLGAFALSGIPPAPAGTPQIEVSFNIDENGIVNVEAEDKGSGNKEDITIEGGAGLSDDQIEEMQQEAEQHAEEDEQRRERIEARNEAEASVRRAETLLDENEEEIDEDLQSDIEAKIEDVEEVLEDEDATKEDYEAVTETLSEELQEIGKQMYQDQAQQAAGGAAGAGPGGAAGPGGAAGPGGAAGGAAEQGEEYVDADFEDVEESDEDE, encoded by the coding sequence ATGGCGAGCAACAAGATTCTGGGTATCGACCTTGGGACCACGAACAGCGCGTTCGCGGTCATGGAAGGTGGCGACCCTGAAATCATTGTCAACGGTGAAGGCGAGCGGACGACACCCTCTGTCGTTGCGTTCGACGACGGTGAGCGGCTTGTCGGGAAACCGGCGAAGAACCAGGCGGTAAAGAACCCCGACGAGACCATCCAGTCGATCAAGCGCCATATGGGCGAAGACGACTACTCGGTCGAACTGGACGGGGAGGAGTACACACCCGAGCAGGTCTCGGCGATGATCCTCCAGAAGATCAAACACGACGCTGAGGAGTACCTCGGCGACGAGATCGAGAAGGCCGTTATTACGGTCCCGGCGTACTTCAACGACCGACAGCGCCAGGCAACCAAGGATGCCGGCGAGATCGCCGGCTTCGAGGTTGAACGAATCGTCAACGAGCCGACGGCGGCCGCGATGGCCTACGGGCTCGATGATGAATCCGACCAGACCGTCCTCGTGTACGACCTCGGGGGCGGCACCTTCGATGTCTCCATCCTCGACCTCGGTGGGGGCGTCTACGAAGTTGTCGCGACCAACGGGGACAACGACCTCGGTGGCGACGACTGGGACCACGCCATCATCGACTATCTCGCTGACGAGTTCGAGGCCGAACACGGCATCGACCTCCGCGACGACCGGCAGGCGCTCCAGCGCCTGACCGAGGCTGCCGAGGAGGCCAAGATCGAGCTCTCCTCGCGCAAGGAGACCCGAATCAACCTCCCGTTCATCGCGACCACCGACGACGGTCCGCTGGACCTTGAGCAAAAGATCACGCGCGCGAAGTTCGAGTCCCTTACAGAGGATCTCATCGAGCGCACCGTCGGCCCGACGGAGCAGGCGCTTGCCGACGCGGACTACACCAAAAGCGACATCGACGAAGTCATTCTCGTCGGTGGCTCGACGCGGATGCCGCAGGTGCAGGACCAGGTCGAAGAGATGACCGGGCAGGAGCCCAAAAAGAACGTCAACCCCGACGAAGCCGTCGCGCTGGGCGCAGCCATTCAGGCTGGCGTCCTTTCGGGCGATGTAGACGACATCGTCCTGCTCGATGTGACGCCGCTGTCGCTGGGTGTCGAGGTCAAGGGCGGCCTGTTCGAGCGACTCATCGACAAGAACACCACCATCCCGACCGAGGAATCGAAGATCTTCACAACCGCTCAGGACAACCAGACACAGGTCCAGATCCGTGTCTTCCAGGGCGAGCGTGAAATCGCCGAGGAGAACGAACTGCTCGGCGCGTTCGCGCTTTCGGGCATCCCACCGGCCCCCGCAGGCACGCCTCAGATCGAGGTGTCGTTCAACATCGACGAGAACGGCATCGTCAACGTCGAAGCCGAGGACAAGGGCTCGGGCAACAAGGAGGACATCACCATCGAAGGCGGTGCCGGCCTCTCCGACGACCAGATCGAGGAGATGCAACAGGAGGCCGAACAGCACGCCGAAGAGGACGAGCAGCGCCGCGAGCGCATCGAAGCGCGCAACGAGGCCGAGGCGTCCGTCCGCCGTGCCGAGACGCTCCTTGACGAGAACGAGGAGGAGATCGATGAGGACCTCCAGTCCGACATCGAGGCGAAAATCGAGGACGTCGAGGAAGTCCTCGAAGACGAGGACGCCACGAAAGAGGACTACGAGGCGGTCACCGAGACCCTGAGCGAAGAACTGCAGGAGATCGGCAAGCAGATGTATCAGGATCAGGCCCAGCAGGCCGCAGGCGGTGCCGCGGGCGCTGGTCCGGGTGGCGCGGCCGGCCCCGGCGGCGCTGCCGGACCGGGCGGCGCAGCAGGCGGCGCGGCCGAGCAGGGCGAGGAGTACGTCGACGCAGACTTTGAAGACGTCGAGGAAAGCGACGAAGACGAGTGA
- a CDS encoding HalOD1 output domain-containing protein: MSGSDRRPDGTSDNPDTLHAEFDWNTVSPSVAVVQTVAIAAGQEAIELSPLIETLDPDALDQLFVHSSGPDSAVSLSFQLGDYGVTVTGTGDVYVHTGPVGP, encoded by the coding sequence ATGAGTGGGTCCGACAGGCGGCCCGACGGGACATCCGACAATCCGGACACGCTCCACGCGGAGTTCGACTGGAACACAGTCTCACCGTCAGTAGCGGTCGTACAAACGGTTGCAATCGCAGCTGGGCAAGAGGCGATAGAGCTATCACCCCTCATCGAAACGCTCGATCCGGACGCGCTTGACCAGCTATTTGTCCATTCGTCAGGGCCGGACAGCGCCGTATCACTCTCGTTTCAGCTGGGTGATTACGGAGTGACTGTGACCGGAACCGGAGACGTGTATGTCCACACCGGACCCGTCGGTCCGTGA
- the cmk gene encoding (d)CMP kinase, which yields MLITVSGPAGSGKSTLAKSLADALNYEHVSGGDIFRSLAEERGMTPLELNKAAEEDDQIDRDLDRKLRDIAAERDDLVLESRLAGWMAGEYADMKLWLTAPLDVRADRIATRENKPFEQAKTETRERGDSEAQRYSDYYDIDFDDLSIYDLSVNTARWDPQGVLSVTLHAVESYSPDGDEGKAPVENIRYEF from the coding sequence ATGTTGATTACCGTCTCCGGCCCGGCCGGCAGCGGCAAGAGCACACTTGCCAAGAGTCTGGCCGACGCCCTGAACTACGAGCACGTCAGTGGCGGCGATATTTTCCGCTCGCTGGCCGAAGAGCGCGGGATGACACCGCTCGAGCTGAACAAAGCCGCCGAGGAAGACGACCAGATCGACCGTGATCTGGACCGCAAGCTTCGGGACATCGCCGCCGAGCGTGACGACCTCGTGCTCGAATCGCGCCTCGCCGGCTGGATGGCGGGCGAGTACGCCGACATGAAACTGTGGCTGACTGCGCCGCTGGACGTACGCGCCGACCGCATCGCGACACGGGAGAACAAGCCCTTCGAACAGGCAAAGACCGAAACCCGAGAGCGTGGCGACAGCGAGGCCCAGCGCTACAGCGACTACTACGACATCGACTTCGACGACCTCTCTATCTACGACCTGTCGGTCAACACCGCTCGCTGGGACCCACAGGGAGTCCTGAGCGTGACCCTCCACGCTGTCGAATCATACAGCCCCGATGGCGACGAGGGGAAGGCACCGGTCGAGAACATCCGGTACGAGTTCTGA
- a CDS encoding nucleotide exchange factor GrpE produces the protein MTEQDAADDTAATEESTASEAQADGDADLEDVPEDVNADEVDLGEFDTDEDLVDRVAESDPEDIARELSALRTRVDSLESQVEQQDGDIEELEEKLKRKQAEFQNYKKRMDKRREQEQKRATEDLVTRLLDVRDNLERALGQDEDTDIRGGVESTLRQLDDVLDAENVEVIDPDPGGDVDPTQHQVLARVDSDQPDGAIADVHRPGYEMADKVLREAQVTVSESEE, from the coding sequence ATGACCGAGCAGGACGCAGCCGACGACACGGCCGCGACGGAGGAGTCGACCGCGAGCGAGGCGCAAGCGGACGGTGACGCGGATCTCGAGGACGTGCCCGAGGACGTCAACGCGGACGAGGTTGACCTAGGCGAGTTCGACACCGACGAGGACCTGGTCGACCGGGTCGCCGAATCGGACCCCGAAGACATCGCTCGGGAACTCTCCGCGCTACGGACGCGCGTAGACAGTCTCGAATCGCAGGTCGAACAACAGGACGGTGACATCGAGGAGCTAGAGGAGAAGCTCAAGCGCAAGCAAGCGGAGTTCCAGAACTACAAGAAGCGGATGGACAAGCGCCGCGAACAGGAACAGAAGCGTGCCACCGAGGACCTCGTGACGCGCCTGCTCGACGTTCGAGACAATCTTGAGCGTGCGCTCGGACAGGACGAGGACACCGATATCAGAGGTGGAGTCGAATCCACGCTTCGCCAGCTAGACGATGTCCTCGATGCCGAGAACGTCGAAGTCATCGACCCCGACCCCGGCGGAGACGTCGACCCGACACAGCATCAGGTGCTCGCCCGCGTCGACAGCGACCAGCCGGACGGGGCAATCGCCGATGTCCACCGGCCGGGCTACGAGATGGCCGACAAAGTGCTGCGCGAGGCACAGGTCACCGTGAGCGAGAGCGAGGAGTAG